DNA sequence from the Oncorhynchus nerka isolate Pitt River linkage group LG9b, Oner_Uvic_2.0, whole genome shotgun sequence genome:
ctcgCCAACAGaaatgagtgtctcctcgccaacagaaactatgagtgtctcctcgccaacagaaactatgagtgtctctcgccaacagaaactatgagtgtctcctcgccaacagaaactatgagtgtctctcgccaacagaaactatgagtgtctctcgccaacagaaactatgagtgtctcctcgccaacagaaactatgagtgtctcctcgccaacagaaactatgagtgtctctcgccaacagaaactcgCCAACAGaaatgagtgtctcctcgccaacagaaactatgagtgtctctcgccaacagaaactatgagtgtctcctcgccaacagaaactatgagtgtctctcgccaacagaaactatgagtgtctcctcgccaacagaaactatgagtgtctctcgccaacagaaactatgagtgtctcctcgccaacagaaactgagtgtctcctcgccaacagaaactgagtgtctcctcgccaacagaaactgagtgtctctcgccaacagaaactatgagtgtctcctcgccaacagaaactgagtgtctctgaGAAactgtctcctcgccaacagaaactatgagtgtctcctcgccaacagaaaagtgtctctcgccaacagaaactgagtgtctcctcgccaacagaaactatgagtgtctcctcgccaacagaaactcgCCAACAGaaatgagtgtctcctcgccaacagaaactatgagtgtctctcgccaacagaaactatgagccaacagaaactatgagtgtctcctcgccaacagaaactgagtgtctcctcgccaacagaaactatgagtgtctcctcgccaacagaaactgagtgtctctcgccaacagaaactgagtgtctcctcgccaacagaaactatgagtgtctcctcgccaacagaaactatgagtgtctctcgccaacagaaactatgagtgtctcctcgccaacagaaactatgagtgtctcctcgccaacagaaactatgagtgtctctcgccaacagaaactatcGCCAGCAGTGTGTCTCTCGCCAACAGAAAACTCGCCAGCAGaaatgagtgtctcctcgcccaacagaaactatgagtgtctcctcgccaacagaaagtGTCTCTATGAGTgtctctcgccaacagaaactgagtgtctctcgccaacagaaactatgagtgtctctcgccaacagaaactatgagtgtctcctcgccaacagaaactatgagtgtctctcgccaacagaaactatgagtgtctcctcgccaacagaaactatgactcgccaacagaaactatgagtgtctcctcgccaacagaaactgagtgtctctcgccaacagaaactatgagtgtctctcgccaacagaaactatgagtgtctcctcgccaacagaaactatgagtgtcgccacagaaactatgagtgtcctcgccaacagaaactatgagtgtctcctcgccaacagaaactatgagtgtctcctcgccaacagaaactatgagtgtctcctcgccaacagaaactatgagtgtctctgagtgtgtctctcgccaacagaaactatgagtgtctcctcgccaacagaaactatgagtgtctctcgccaacagaaactatgagtgtctctcgccaacagaaactatgagtgtctctcgccaacagaaactatgagtgtctcctcgccaacagaaactacgagtgtctcctcgccaacagaaactacgagtgtctcctcgccaacagaaactacgagtgtctcctcgccaacagaaactacgagtgtctcctcgccaacagaaactacgagtgtctcctcgccaacagaaactacgATGCAGAATATGTTTCTGGAACTATGTTCTTGAATGTTACTTTATCAAAATCCTCTCTGttcttccctcctcccaccccTGGGTGTCCCCACCTCCCTCCAGGCTGCAGCGAGGCAAGAAGCACCAGCTGGAGAACGGGAGTGGGCTGGAGGACAACGGTGACTCCTCCCACTGCAGCAACACCTCCGTCCACTCTAACCAGGTACAAGGATACCTTCATTCCcgtgtagggttgcaaaattctggtaacttCCCCTAAATTCCCAGGTTTATCAGAAATCCCGGTTGGAAAATTCCCAGGATCAAGAGGGGGGAGCTGGAAACCTCCCACTGGGACTCTTGATTAAAggagccgggggggggggggtttcaaCCCTAATCACATCTATCAAATACCTAAACGGCAATCAGTAAAGTTGAGCTGTGTTAGTACGCCTCTGACATAATGTGTAAGGGTGGGATATGTTATGTATGAGGCTAGCGTgcaatgtaatgtactctgttaTTATGGCGCGATAAAAATGCATGCGTAGAAATATACATTTTGTAGAGTAAAGATCAAACCCACCAGGAACGTTCTCCTGTCTTCCTGCTGTTACATGTTATCCCCTGGGTTGTACTCAGCGAGTCTTTTTTCCCCCCAATAAATGTAAAGCAGGAGGCGGGGCCGAGCATCAAGCGTACCAAGACGTCAGATGACTCTGGTCTGGACATGGACAACGCTACAGAGAACGGAGGGGGAGGGGACGTGGCCATGGACGGAGCCAGCGAGATAGAACTGGTGTTCTGTCCTCACCCTACGCTCATGGAGAAGGAGGACAACGTGCAGACCAGGTGGCTTTGTGGGAGGGGTTaatgtgtgggagggaggggttaatgtgtgggagggaggggttaacgtgtgggagggagtgaggggttaacgtgtgggagggagtgaggggttgcgtgtgggagggagtgaggggttgcgtgtgggagggagtgaggggttaacgtgtgggagggagtgaggggttaacgtgtgggagggagtgaggggttaacgtgtgggagggagtgaggggttaacgtgtgggagggagtgaggggttaacgtggggagggagtgaggggttgcgtgagggagggagtgaggggttaacgtgagggagggagtgaggggtgggagggagtgaggggttaacgtgtgggagggagtgaggggttaacgtgtgggagggagtgaggggttaacgtgtgggagggagtgaggggttaacgtgtgggagggagtgaggggttcACGtgtgggaggggggaggggttcacgtgtgggaggggaggggttaAAGTGTGGGAGGGGTTaacgtgtgggagggagggaggggttaacgtgtgggaaggagggaggggttaacgtgtgggaaggagggaggggttaacgtgtgggaaggagggaggggttaacgtgtgggaaggagggaggggttaacgtgtgggagggagtgagaggttaacgtgtgtgtggggggttaacgtgtgggagggagtgaggggttaacgtgtgggagggagtgaggggttaacgtgagggagggagtgaggggttaACGTGTGTGGGGGTGGTTAACGTGTGTGGGGGGAGTGAGGGGTTAACgtgtgggagggagtgaggggttaacgtgtgggagggagtgaggggttaacgtgtgggagggagtgaggggttaacgtgtgggagggagtgaggggttgcgtgtgggagggagtgaggggttaacgtgtgggagggagtgaggggttaacgtgtgggagggagtgaggggttaACGTGATGGAGGAGTGAGGGGTTAACGTGTGGGGGTTAACGTGTGTGGGGGTTAACgtgtgggagggagtgaggggttaacgtgtgggagggagtgaggggttaacgtgtgggagggagtgaggggttaacgtgtgggagggagtgaggggttaacgtgtgggagggagtgaggggttaacgtgtgggagggagtgaggggttaacgtgtgggagggagtgaggggttaacgtgtgggagggagtgaggggttaacgtgtgggagggagtgaggggttaacgtgtgggagggagtgaggggttaacgtgagggagggagtgaggggttgcggtgggagggagtgaggggttaacgtgtgggagggagtgaggggttaacgtgtgggagggagtgaggggttaacgtgtgggagggagtgaggggttcacgtgtgggagggagtgaggggttcacgtgtgggagggagtgaggggttaacgtgtgggagggagtgaggggttaacgtgtgggagggagtgagggggttAACGTGTGGGAGGAGTGAGGGGTTAACgtgtgggagggagtgaggggttaACGTGTGGGAGGAGTGAGGGGTTAacgtgagggagggagtgaggggttaACGTGTGGGGGGGGTTAACgtgtgggagggagtgaggggttaacgtgtgggagggagtgaggggttaacgtgtgggagggagtgaggggttaacgtgtgggagggagtgaggggttaacgtgtgggagggagtgagggttaacgtgtgggagggagtgaggggttaacgtgtgggagggagtgaggggttaacgtgtgggagggagtgaggggttaACGTGTGTGGGAGGAGGGCGGGGTTAACGTGTGTGGGTTGCGTGTGGGAGGGCGGGGTTAACGTGTGGGAGGGGAGGGCGGGGTTAACgtgtgggagggagtgaggggttgcgtgtgggagggagtgaggggttaacgtgtgggagggagtgaggggttaacgtgaggggagggagtgaggggttaACGTGAGGGGTTAACGTgtgtgggagggagtgaggggttaacgtgtgggagggagtgaggggttaacgtgtgggagggagtgaggggttaacgtgtgggagggagtgaggggttaacgtgtgggagggagtgaggggttaacgtgtgggagggagtgaggggttaacgtgtgggagggagtgaggggttaacgtgtgggggggagggaggggttagtgtgggagggagggaggggttaacgtgtgggagggaggggttaaCGTGAGTGAGGGAGGGGTTAACGTGTGGGAGGGGATACTTGTGTGTTGTTGTCTAAGTCTCTGGTCCAAGGCCCCTGGCTGAAGACATTAAGTAACACTTGTGTGTGGTAGTGTCGAGTTTGTTCCCAGGTTCATCAAGACGTCTGCTAATGCAactctgtgtgtggtagtgttcAGTTTGTTCCCAGGTTCATCAAGACGTCTGCTAATGCAactctgtgtgtggtagtgtcGAGTTTGTTCCCAGGTACATCAAGACGTCGGGCAACGCCACAGTGGACCATCTGTCTAAGTACCTGGCTGTGCGTCTGGCTCTGGAGGAACTGAGGAAGAACGGAGAGGCCAGCCCTGTCAATGTAGACGCTGCCTCAGAGAAACAATACACCATTTATATCCCTACAGCCAACGGCCAGTTCACGGTAATAATACAATATATTACTACAAATACTACTACAATACACCATTTATATCCCAGTTCACGGTAAtaatacaatatacactgctcaaaaaaataaagggaacactaaaataacacatcctagatctgaatgaatgaaatattcttagtaaatactttttctttaaatagttgaatgtgctgacaacaaaatcacacacaaattatcaatggaaatcaaatttatcaacccatggaggtctggatttggagtcacacttaaaattaaagtggaaaaccacactacaggctgatccaactttgatgtaatgtccttaaaacaagtccaaatgaggctcagtagtgtgtgtggcctccacgtacctgtatgacctccctacaacgcctgggcatgctcctgatgaggtggcggatggtctcctgagggatctcctcccagacctggactagagCATCCGCCAActtctggacagtctgtggtgcaacgaggcgttggtggatggagcgagacatgatgtcccagatgtgctcaattggattcaggtctggggaacgggcgggccagtccatagcatcaatgccttcctcttgcaggaactgctgacacactccagccacatgaagtctagcattgtcttgcattaggaggaacccagggccaaccgcaccagcatacggtctcacaaggggtctgaggatctcatctcggtacctaatggcagtcaggctacctctggcgagcacatggagggctgtgcggccccccaaagaaatgccaccccacaccatgactgacccaccgccaaaccggtcatgctggaggatgttgcaggcagcagaacgttctccacggcgtctccagactctgtcacgtctgtcacatgtgctcagtgggaacctgctttcatctgtgaagagcacagggcgccagtggcgaatttgccaatcttggtgttctctggcaaatgtcaaacgtcctgcacggtgttgggctgtaagcacaacccccacctgtggacgtcgggccctcataccaccctcatggagtttctgaccgtttgagcagacacatgcacatttgtggcctgctggaggtcattttgcagggctctggcagtgctcctcctgctcctccttgcacaaaggcggaggtagcggtcctgctgctgggttgttgccactcctacggcctcctccacgtctcctgatgtactggcctgtctcctggtagcgcctccatgctctggacactacgctgacagacacagcaaaccttcttgccacagctcgcattgatgtgccatcctggatgagctgcactacctgagccacttgtgtgggttgtagactcagtctcgtgctaccactagagtgaaagcaccgccagcattcaaaagtgaccaaaacatcagccaggaagcataggaactgagaagtggtctgtggtccccacctgcagaaccactcctttattgggggtgtcttgctaattgcctataatttccacctgtcgtctattccatttgcacaacagcatgtgacatgtattgtcaatcagtgttgcttcctaagtggacagtttgatttcacagaagtgtgatcgacttggagttacattgtgttgtttaagtgttccctttatttttttgagcagtgtattactACAAATACTACTACAATACACCATTTATATCCCTACAGCCAACGGCCAGTTCACGGTAATAATACAATATATTACTACAAATACTACTACAATACACCATTTATATCCCTACAGCCAACGGCCAGTTCACGGTAATAATACAATATATTACTACAAATACTACTACAATACAGCATTTATATCCCTACAGCCAACGGCCAGTTCACAGTAATGATACAata
Encoded proteins:
- the LOC115128104 gene encoding E3 ubiquitin-protein ligase RING2-like isoform X1, encoding MCPICLDMLKNTMTTKECLHRFCADCIITALRSGNKECPTCRKKLVSKRSLRPDPNFDALISKIYPSRDEYEAHQERVLARISKHNNQQALSHSIEEGLKIQAMNRLQRGKKHQLENGSGLEDNGDSSHCSNTSVHSNQQEAGPSIKRTKTSDDSGLDMDNATENGGGGDVAMDGASEIELVFCPHPTLMEKEDNVQTSVEFVPRYIKTSGNATVDHLSKYLAVRLALEELRKNGEASPVNVDAASEKQYTIYIPTANGQFTVLNGSFSLELVSEKYWKVNKPMELYFAPTKEHK